GCCGTGATGCGACGGGATCGTTCGAGGATCATCTCCCGCCGCTTCTCGGGGGGCGCGGCCAGGAGCTCGACCGCCATCGGCGAGACGGGTCGCCCCAGGAGGCGCGCAAGGAGGGCCGGGTCCTCGACGAACATGTACTCCGTGACCGCAGTCGAGGCGACGGCGCCGTCCGCGTGGCGGATCTCGGTCGCGAAGGCGCCGCGGCGCGCGTCGACGCTCGCGACGCGGCCCGTCGCCGTCACGCGGTCGCCGATGCGGATCGGCCGCTGGAAGCGGACGTCCATCCGGGTCGTGACCCCGATCTGGCCGACGAGGACGTTCATCGCCCAGTGCGCCGCGTCGTCGTGCAGCGCCGCGAAGGCGCTTCCGTGCACGAGGCCGCCCCATCCCTCGAGCGCGGCCGTCGCGGTCCAGGCCCCGACCACGGTGTCGCCGTCGACGCGGAAGCGCACGTTGTAGCCGTGCTCGCGGTCGAGGCCGCACACGAGGCATCGCGCCGCGTCGGGGGCGGGAACGAGGTGGTACGCCTCCATGACGCGCCCATTTTCCGGTCGGCCCATGAAGCTTCCCGCGTCAGGCCATCCGCCCGGCGGGCGTCACGAGGTCGCCGAGGTAGGTGGGCTCGACCGGCGCGCCGTCGACCTTGACGGTGACCGTGTAGGCCTGTCCCGAGGCGCCGACGAGGTAGCCTTCGACGAGGAGCGTGTAGACGCCCGTTTCGAGCGCGAGGAAGCCGACCGCCTCGTGGTTCGCGCCGACGCGGCTGCCGTGGGCGCTCGCGAGGCGCACGTCGCCGTGGCTCCAGAGACCGCGAGCCCCCGCGCCGGGGCGGTAGACGCCGATGTCGATGTCCGTCGTGCCCACGTTCACGTCGGCGAATATCGCATCCACGTCGCGGCCCGCGGGATCGAACCAGTCGACGCGCACCTCGACGCGCTCTCCCTCCCTCAGGAGAATGCCGTAGGGATGGATGGCCCGGGCCCCCATGGGGCCGCTCGGGGGCAGGAAGCCGGGGTTCGACGCGCCCGTCGGCAGCGCGATCGTGACGGCGTCGTGCGCGGTCGAAGCGCGGCGCGCCTCGAGGGACGCCTCGTGCGCGAGCACGTTCGCGATCGACGGAGCGGCGGGGAGCGTCCCGGCGCGCGCGTGGGGGAGGACGGCGTTGACCGCGGCCGCGTTCACGAATCCGAATCCCTCGATCGCGAACGGCACCGCCGCGTCGTCGAGCGCCGCGCGGTGGACGAGCGCGCGGACGCGCTCCGGCGAAGCATCGGCGGCGTGGTCCTTCGCGGCCTGCATGAGGCGCGCGGACCAGCCCGCCACGAGCGGCGCCGCGAAGCTCGTGCCCGAGGCCGTGCTGTAAACGTTTCCGGGACGCGCGACGACGACGTTCGCGCCCCACGCGATGACCTCGGGATCCGTGTTGGAGAAGTACGCTCCGGTCGTCCGCGCGCTTGCGGTCCCGCTCGCGCCGGAGGCGCCCACGATGAGGGCGTTCGGGGCGTAGGCGGGAGAGCTTCCCTCGGCGGGGAACTTGACGCCCGCGTTCCCGAGTCCGTTGCCGGCCGCGACGACCGGGAGGACGCCGCGGGCGGCGACCATCTCCATGACCTCGTCCGTCGTGTCGAGCGCCCCGGTGATGGGGATGATGGTGCCGATGCTGATCGAGAGGATGTCCGCGCCGACGGTGTTCACCGCCCACTCGATCGCCTGGTCGACGCTCGTGATGGACCCGTCCGCGTCCGTCACCTTGGCGATCGCGAGCTTCACGCCGGGATAGGCGCCGACGGTCTTGCCGCCGACCGCACCCGCGGTCGCCGTGCCGTGGCACGAGGAGCGGCAGCCGTCGTAGGGGATGGCTCGGTTGGGGTCCCACGTCGCGCCGATCGGCGGGACGCCGCTCGTTCCGAAGTCCCACCAGGCGACGATCTGCGGGCTCGCGACGCCGGCCTGGCCGCGGTAGCCGCCGAACTCGACGTGGAGGCCGTCCGCGCCCGTGTCGATGACGGCCACGACGACCTCCGAGTCCGGGACGCCGATCGAGGGGTGGTGCCGACGGGGCTCGAGCGCCGCATCCGCCGGGGTCGCGAAAGCGGGGAGCACGAGGAGGGCCGAGAGAACGAGAACAGTGATCGAAAGCGCGCGCATGGGAGCCTCCGGGGAAGCGATGGCAAGGACGCGTCATCAAGGCTTGGGTCCGCCCCTCGGCGTTCCCGGAACGTTCAAGGCCGAACCGTCCCCTGACCGCGACGTGACCCAGTTCGCGAAGGGCATCGGCCTCCTCACGGCGACGACGCTCATCATGGGCTCCGCGATCGGGAGCGGCATCTTCCTCCTCCCGAGCGCGATCGCCGGGCACGTCCAGG
Above is a genomic segment from Candidatus Thermoplasmatota archaeon containing:
- a CDS encoding hotdog fold domain-containing protein; this translates as MEAYHLVPAPDAARCLVCGLDREHGYNVRFRVDGDTVVGAWTATAALEGWGGLVHGSAFAALHDDAAHWAMNVLVGQIGVTTRMDVRFQRPIRIGDRVTATGRVASVDARRGAFATEIRHADGAVASTAVTEYMFVEDPALLARLLGRPVSPMAVELLAAPPEKRREMILERSRRITAAGRA
- a CDS encoding S8 family serine peptidase, yielding MRALSITVLVLSALLVLPAFATPADAALEPRRHHPSIGVPDSEVVVAVIDTGADGLHVEFGGYRGQAGVASPQIVAWWDFGTSGVPPIGATWDPNRAIPYDGCRSSCHGTATAGAVGGKTVGAYPGVKLAIAKVTDADGSITSVDQAIEWAVNTVGADILSISIGTIIPITGALDTTDEVMEMVAARGVLPVVAAGNGLGNAGVKFPAEGSSPAYAPNALIVGASGASGTASARTTGAYFSNTDPEVIAWGANVVVARPGNVYSTASGTSFAAPLVAGWSARLMQAAKDHAADASPERVRALVHRAALDDAAVPFAIEGFGFVNAAAVNAVLPHARAGTLPAAPSIANVLAHEASLEARRASTAHDAVTIALPTGASNPGFLPPSGPMGARAIHPYGILLREGERVEVRVDWFDPAGRDVDAIFADVNVGTTDIDIGVYRPGAGARGLWSHGDVRLASAHGSRVGANHEAVGFLALETGVYTLLVEGYLVGASGQAYTVTVKVDGAPVEPTYLGDLVTPAGRMA